The following proteins are encoded in a genomic region of Candidatus Eisenbacteria bacterium:
- a CDS encoding aldo/keto reductase, with the protein MKRRRLGRSGLVVSEICMGTMTFGSMADEAASLAILDRAFEAGVDFLDAAEVYPVPPDAKWVGRTEEIVGKWLKHHPREAVFVATKIAGPAGGWFQAPVRGGKGDLDRHSIAHAVDASLRRLGTDYIDLYQTHWPSRDVPIEETLEGLARVVDAGKVRVVGCSNETPYGLTKALWEADAHGLPRTETIQNNFSLLNRRFEDALAEVCRREHVSCLPYSPIAGGVLSGKYQDGRWPAGARFSDYRESSPRTQAMTRRFVNEKTLASTARFAEIALKAGMSTVTLAVAWTLTHDFVGSTIVGATSPDQLPDLLRGAEVELAADVRKACDQVTREILYPMG; encoded by the coding sequence ATGAAGCGCCGTCGCCTCGGACGCAGCGGGCTCGTCGTCTCCGAGATCTGCATGGGGACGATGACGTTCGGCTCGATGGCCGACGAGGCGGCGAGCCTCGCGATCCTGGATCGCGCCTTCGAGGCCGGCGTCGACTTCCTCGACGCGGCCGAGGTCTATCCCGTGCCGCCCGACGCGAAGTGGGTCGGCCGCACCGAGGAGATCGTCGGCAAGTGGCTGAAGCACCACCCGCGCGAGGCCGTCTTCGTCGCGACCAAGATCGCCGGACCGGCCGGCGGATGGTTCCAGGCGCCCGTTCGCGGCGGCAAGGGCGACCTCGACCGCCACTCGATCGCACACGCCGTCGACGCCTCGCTGCGCCGGCTCGGCACCGACTACATCGACCTCTACCAGACGCACTGGCCGAGCCGCGACGTCCCGATCGAGGAGACGCTCGAGGGGCTCGCGCGCGTCGTCGACGCCGGCAAGGTGCGCGTCGTCGGCTGCAGCAACGAGACGCCCTACGGCCTCACGAAGGCGCTGTGGGAGGCCGACGCCCACGGCCTGCCGCGCACCGAGACGATCCAGAACAACTTCAGCCTGCTCAATCGTCGCTTCGAGGACGCGCTCGCCGAGGTGTGCCGGCGCGAGCACGTGAGCTGCCTGCCCTACAGCCCGATCGCGGGCGGCGTGCTCTCCGGCAAGTACCAGGACGGCCGCTGGCCCGCCGGCGCGCGCTTCAGCGACTACCGGGAATCGAGCCCGCGCACGCAGGCGATGACCCGCCGCTTCGTGAACGAGAAGACGCTCGCCTCGACGGCGCGCTTCGCGGAGATCGCCCTCAAGGCGGGGATGTCGACGGTGACGCTCGCCGTCGCCTGGACGCTCACGCACGACTTCGTCGGCTCGACCATCGTCGGCGCGACGAGCCCGGACCAGCTTCCGGATCTCCTGCGCGGCGCCGAGGTCGAGCTCGCCGCCGACGTACGCAAGGCGTGCGATCAGGTGACGCGCGAGATCCTGTACCCGATGGGTTAG
- a CDS encoding M20 family metallopeptidase codes for MDAKAAARERIEDARKSLVDLSHRIHAHPELAFEEEKSSVWTAEPLDAAGFRVERGACGLPTAFLARAGSGPLHVAICAEYDCLPEIGHACGHNIIAASAVGAGLALARIADDVGLTVTVLGTPAEENGGGKIIMLERGAFAGVHAAMMVHPAPIDAAEPAMIAFQQFDVHYHGKAAHASAFPERGVNAADALTVAQTAIGLLRQHIRQTDRIHGIVLRGGEAPNVIPAHTAARYVVRASRMDDLGKLRAKVMRCFEAGAIATGARLELANEQLGYAEVVHDSEIAALYRRNAEALGRSFPDLGPLRERFAGSTDMGNVSLAIPSIHPAIGVESLPAVNHQPEFAAHCATPAADKAVADGALAMAWTAIDLATDVASNARLRARVAS; via the coding sequence ATGGACGCAAAAGCCGCCGCGCGCGAGCGCATCGAGGACGCCCGGAAGTCGCTCGTCGACCTGTCGCATCGGATCCACGCGCATCCCGAGCTCGCCTTCGAGGAGGAGAAGTCCTCGGTCTGGACGGCCGAGCCGCTCGACGCCGCAGGCTTCCGCGTCGAGCGCGGGGCGTGCGGCCTGCCGACGGCGTTCCTCGCGCGCGCGGGCTCGGGTCCGCTCCACGTCGCCATCTGTGCCGAGTACGACTGCCTGCCGGAGATCGGACACGCGTGCGGGCACAACATCATCGCCGCCAGTGCCGTCGGCGCGGGGCTGGCGCTCGCACGCATCGCCGACGACGTCGGCCTGACCGTCACGGTGCTCGGCACGCCCGCCGAGGAGAATGGCGGCGGGAAGATCATCATGCTCGAGCGCGGCGCCTTCGCCGGCGTGCACGCCGCGATGATGGTGCACCCCGCGCCGATCGACGCCGCCGAGCCGGCGATGATCGCCTTTCAGCAGTTCGACGTGCACTACCACGGCAAGGCGGCGCACGCCTCGGCGTTTCCCGAGCGCGGCGTCAACGCGGCCGACGCGCTGACCGTCGCCCAGACGGCGATCGGGCTCCTGCGCCAGCACATCCGGCAGACCGATCGCATCCACGGGATCGTGCTGCGCGGCGGCGAGGCGCCCAACGTCATCCCGGCGCACACGGCCGCGCGCTACGTCGTGCGCGCGAGCAGGATGGACGACCTCGGCAAGCTGCGCGCGAAGGTCATGCGCTGCTTCGAGGCCGGTGCGATCGCGACCGGCGCGCGCCTCGAGCTCGCCAACGAGCAGCTCGGCTACGCCGAGGTCGTCCACGATTCCGAGATCGCGGCGCTCTATCGCCGCAACGCCGAAGCGCTCGGGCGTTCGTTCCCGGACCTGGGCCCGCTTCGGGAGCGCTTCGCCGGCTCGACCGACATGGGCAACGTCTCGCTCGCGATCCCGTCGATCCATCCGGCGATCGGCGTCGAGTCGCTTCCGGCCGTGAACCATCAGCCCGAGTTCGCCGCCCATTGCGCGACGCCAGCGGCCGACAAGGCGGTGGCCGACGGCGCCCTCGCGATGGCGTGGACGGCGATCGACCTCGCCACCGACGTCGCGTCGAACGCTCGGTTGCGCGCCCGCGTCGCGTCGTAG
- a CDS encoding amidohydrolase family protein, with protein sequence MYDGLLVVDADAHKMENPVVFFDYLDPAYRDRLGSRIDRHGQQRLVIRDFNPATGRNDLERVFPQPEGPGKGAFAAIHPETAIGGIFNRIRIEHMDREGVDAQVLYGSMTLSFEAILDRDLAVACMRAYNSYMADDCRAYAGRLFPVAFVSLVDLPEAVAEMRRCVEELGMIGVHVPPSLPVPHPAAPAAFPAVRLPKHVSHPDFAPILAEAERLGIAVGVHGSPGVYLPGGISEQVDTFILSHVFGHRNQMQMALAACVFDGVFDRHPRLRMGFLEAGCGWLPDLVHAFHEHWEKRIRDFDPDVRLPMGQFTRELLRERGGRDGKLGLLGKAKGVYELLVSVERERRDPANDGYVFEHRHLDHDPTDFFRRGQVFVSFESDDPAPAYLPEALGPMGEDLACFSADYGHWDGVLTDCVRNVARVRPYERAHLAKLLAGNCLRLYGEPLAQRLGASRAA encoded by the coding sequence ATGTACGACGGCCTTCTCGTCGTCGACGCCGACGCCCACAAGATGGAGAACCCGGTGGTCTTCTTCGACTACCTGGACCCCGCCTATCGCGACCGCCTGGGGTCGCGGATCGATCGCCACGGCCAGCAGCGCCTGGTGATCCGGGACTTCAACCCCGCGACCGGGCGCAACGATCTCGAGCGCGTCTTCCCCCAGCCGGAGGGGCCGGGCAAGGGGGCGTTCGCGGCCATCCACCCCGAAACCGCGATCGGCGGCATCTTCAACCGCATCCGCATCGAGCACATGGATCGCGAGGGCGTCGACGCCCAGGTGCTCTACGGCTCCATGACGCTCTCGTTCGAGGCGATCCTCGATCGCGACCTCGCCGTCGCGTGCATGCGCGCCTACAACTCGTACATGGCCGACGACTGTCGCGCGTATGCGGGGCGGCTCTTCCCGGTCGCGTTCGTGTCGCTCGTCGACCTGCCCGAAGCCGTCGCCGAGATGCGCCGCTGCGTCGAGGAGCTCGGCATGATCGGCGTGCACGTGCCGCCGAGCCTCCCGGTGCCGCATCCCGCCGCGCCCGCGGCCTTTCCCGCCGTCCGCCTCCCGAAGCACGTCTCGCATCCGGACTTCGCGCCGATCCTCGCCGAGGCCGAGCGGCTCGGGATCGCGGTCGGCGTCCACGGGTCGCCCGGCGTCTACCTGCCGGGCGGCATCTCGGAGCAGGTCGACACGTTCATCCTCTCGCACGTCTTCGGGCACCGGAACCAGATGCAGATGGCGCTCGCCGCGTGCGTCTTCGACGGCGTGTTCGATCGGCACCCGCGCCTGCGCATGGGGTTCCTCGAGGCCGGCTGCGGCTGGCTCCCCGACCTCGTGCACGCCTTCCACGAGCACTGGGAGAAGCGCATCCGCGACTTCGATCCCGACGTGCGCCTGCCGATGGGGCAGTTCACGCGCGAGCTGCTGCGCGAGCGCGGCGGCAGGGACGGTAAGCTCGGCCTCCTCGGCAAGGCCAAGGGCGTCTACGAGCTCCTCGTGAGCGTCGAGCGCGAGCGCCGTGATCCGGCGAACGACGGCTACGTCTTCGAGCATCGCCACCTGGACCACGATCCGACCGACTTCTTCCGTCGCGGTCAGGTGTTCGTGAGCTTCGAGTCGGACGACCCGGCGCCGGCCTATCTGCCCGAGGCCCTGGGCCCGATGGGCGAGGATCTCGCCTGCTTCAGCGCGGACTACGGCCACTGGGACGGCGTGCTCACCGACTGCGTCCGCAACGTGGCGCGCGTGCGCCCCTACGAGCGCGCGCACCTCGCGAAGCTCCTCGCCGGGAACTGCCTGCGCCTGTACGGCGAGCCGCTCGCGCAGCGCCTCGGCGCCTCGAGGGCCGCATGA
- a CDS encoding acyl-CoA dehydrogenase family protein, whose product MFELSYTAEEQAFRRELRAWLAANLPKEPVPDDEDARRVFQRAWQKRLAAAGYVGIHWPREHGGRGASLNEQVIFTEEMARVRAPEILDAVAVNIVGSVLLHAGSPEQKQRYLPKILPADEVWCLGFSEPNAGSDLASLRCRAVRDGDHWIVNGQKVWSSKAHFADWLLLLVRTDPDVAKHKGITCMVVDMKAKGVTWRPLVQLSGRREFNEVFLEDVRVPVANTIGEINGGWPLIRAALAHERGTLWAFDFKIRLQNGSLALADMYRQAKAGAAGRGADLATLREQVAQAHIESEVFAAHTLRILPKLAGGDAGTDAALQKLFGSEVQQRACELAMQLEGSYAQLAIGERRGIEQGEWQERYLYSRSITISSGTSEVLRSLLAQQALGLPR is encoded by the coding sequence ATGTTCGAGCTGAGCTACACCGCCGAGGAGCAGGCGTTCCGGCGCGAGCTGCGGGCGTGGCTCGCGGCGAACCTGCCGAAGGAGCCGGTTCCCGACGACGAAGATGCGCGGCGCGTCTTCCAGCGCGCGTGGCAGAAGAGGCTCGCCGCCGCGGGCTACGTCGGCATCCACTGGCCGCGCGAGCACGGGGGCCGGGGCGCGTCGCTCAACGAGCAGGTCATCTTCACCGAAGAGATGGCACGCGTGCGGGCACCCGAGATCCTCGATGCCGTCGCCGTCAACATCGTGGGCTCGGTGCTCCTGCACGCCGGATCGCCCGAGCAGAAGCAGCGCTACCTGCCGAAGATCCTTCCGGCCGACGAGGTGTGGTGCCTCGGCTTCTCGGAGCCGAACGCGGGCTCGGACCTGGCGTCGCTGCGCTGTCGTGCCGTGCGCGACGGCGATCACTGGATCGTGAACGGCCAGAAAGTGTGGTCGTCCAAGGCCCACTTCGCCGACTGGCTGCTGCTCCTCGTGCGCACCGACCCCGACGTCGCCAAGCACAAGGGCATCACGTGCATGGTCGTCGACATGAAGGCGAAGGGCGTCACGTGGCGGCCGCTCGTGCAGCTCAGCGGCCGGCGCGAGTTCAACGAGGTGTTCCTGGAGGACGTGCGCGTCCCGGTCGCGAACACGATCGGGGAGATCAACGGCGGCTGGCCGCTCATCCGCGCGGCGCTCGCGCACGAGCGCGGGACGCTCTGGGCCTTCGACTTCAAGATCCGACTCCAGAACGGCTCGCTCGCGCTCGCCGACATGTACCGGCAGGCGAAAGCCGGCGCCGCCGGCCGCGGCGCGGACCTCGCCACGCTGCGCGAGCAGGTGGCGCAGGCCCACATCGAGTCCGAGGTGTTCGCCGCGCACACGCTCCGCATCCTGCCGAAGCTCGCCGGCGGCGACGCGGGCACGGACGCCGCGCTGCAGAAGCTCTTCGGCAGCGAGGTGCAGCAGCGCGCGTGCGAGCTCGCCATGCAGCTCGAAGGGTCCTACGCGCAGCTCGCCATCGGCGAGCGGCGCGGGATCGAGCAGGGCGAGTGGCAGGAGCGCTACCTCTACTCGCGCTCGATCACCATCTCGTCGGGGACGTCCGAGGTGTTGCGGAGCCTGCTCGCGCAGCAGGCGCTGGGGTTGCCGCGATGA
- a CDS encoding acetyl-CoA hydrolase/transferase C-terminal domain-containing protein: protein MGAKGREVSVAEAAALVQPRDEVMCGFVSGQPQGILDALGARTDLEDVVIETGILSAPYTFLQNPKVRVMSGFFGPIERMARAAGGRVEFLPGDFHGLERLALVHKPRVVLAVTSPPDAEGWLSFGTHAGASYRPFLDAASDPERLAIAEVNPHMPRVRGLPELGDHRIHVSQVDAWARHEAELFALPDEPASPEDVAIARHVADLIENGSTLQFGIGAIPNQIAQILSAGPLGDFGVHTEMFSDGVMHLHDADKVTNRKGLYDGVSVATFALGSAALYRWLDGNPIVRMLPVSATNEPALLRKLRRLVSVNGCLSVDLFGQAAADHVGGRQYSGIGGHESFVVGASEAPGGKSLLCLKSTATVGGRRVSTIVPQLPPGTLVTTARHHLQWVVTEHGAVDVSFAGDRMRAEALIGVAHPDFRDELRAALR, encoded by the coding sequence GTGGGAGCGAAGGGCCGAGAGGTCAGCGTCGCCGAGGCCGCCGCACTCGTCCAGCCGCGCGACGAGGTCATGTGCGGGTTCGTCAGCGGGCAGCCGCAGGGCATCCTCGATGCGCTCGGCGCGCGCACCGATCTCGAGGACGTGGTGATCGAGACGGGCATCCTCTCGGCGCCGTACACGTTCCTGCAGAACCCGAAGGTGCGCGTCATGTCCGGTTTCTTCGGCCCGATCGAGCGCATGGCGCGGGCGGCCGGCGGCCGCGTCGAGTTCCTCCCCGGCGACTTCCACGGGCTCGAGCGCCTTGCCCTCGTCCACAAGCCCCGCGTCGTCCTGGCCGTCACCTCGCCGCCCGACGCGGAGGGCTGGCTCAGCTTCGGCACGCACGCGGGCGCGTCGTACCGTCCGTTTCTCGATGCCGCAAGCGATCCGGAGCGGCTCGCGATCGCGGAGGTGAATCCGCACATGCCGCGCGTGCGCGGTCTTCCGGAGCTCGGCGACCACCGGATCCACGTGTCCCAGGTGGACGCGTGGGCCCGGCACGAGGCCGAGCTGTTCGCGCTTCCCGACGAGCCGGCGTCACCCGAGGACGTCGCGATCGCGCGGCACGTGGCCGACCTGATCGAGAACGGCTCGACCCTTCAGTTCGGGATCGGGGCCATCCCGAACCAGATCGCCCAGATCCTGTCCGCGGGCCCGCTCGGCGACTTCGGCGTCCACACCGAGATGTTCTCGGACGGCGTCATGCACCTCCACGACGCCGACAAGGTGACGAACCGCAAAGGCCTCTACGACGGCGTCTCGGTCGCGACCTTCGCACTCGGCAGCGCCGCGCTCTACCGCTGGCTCGACGGCAACCCGATCGTGCGCATGCTGCCGGTCTCGGCCACCAACGAGCCGGCCCTCCTCCGCAAGCTGCGGAGGCTCGTCAGCGTCAACGGCTGCCTCAGCGTCGATCTCTTCGGGCAGGCGGCGGCCGACCACGTCGGCGGCCGCCAGTACTCGGGGATCGGCGGGCACGAGTCGTTCGTCGTCGGCGCCAGCGAGGCGCCGGGCGGAAAGAGCCTCCTCTGCCTCAAGTCGACGGCGACCGTCGGGGGACGGCGAGTGTCGACCATCGTCCCGCAGCTTCCCCCGGGCACGCTCGTCACGACGGCCCGGCACCACCTCCAGTGGGTCGTGACGGAGCACGGCGCCGTCGACGTCTCGTTCGCGGGCGACCGGATGCGCGCCGAGGCCCTGATCGGCGTCGCCCATCCCGATTTTCGCGACGAGCTGCGGGCCGCCCTGCGCTGA
- a CDS encoding FAD-dependent oxidoreductase: MTPPAGGSLWMEGVAPAAAPLAGDVDADVAIVGAGFTGLSAAIALRAAGHSVVVLEQEHVGFGASGRNAGHLTPVIGKDLPTLALLFRSRAHALVELVQLAIAHVEDTIRTSGIDCGYDAVGNVMAAVHPRQHGMLDKAATAARGLGLDAEMLEADAMRARDLPRTFTRALLMRRGGILDPGRYVRGLRRLAEGAGAQVFEVTPVARIEEGNPALVITPAGRVRARAVVLATNAYTPALGWLRGTISRFHVYLFATAPLTDAQRGAIGWRGREGIYTAHEILESYRLTQDDRIVGGAKTVRYGFDGRALPDDPATFDFLEGAFRARFPALRDVAITHRWGGPIAFGLDFLPAVGVGGTYRNVYHSAGYAGHGIAMASYAGSMLADLLLGRDGPGRALWGRWKVPMPPEPLRWLVAQGLIAGFSAIDRRVDRAVRTGT; the protein is encoded by the coding sequence GTGACGCCGCCCGCCGGCGGAAGCCTGTGGATGGAGGGCGTGGCGCCGGCGGCGGCCCCGCTCGCGGGCGACGTCGACGCCGACGTCGCGATCGTCGGGGCGGGGTTCACGGGATTGTCGGCGGCCATCGCGCTGCGCGCCGCCGGCCATTCGGTCGTCGTCCTCGAGCAGGAGCACGTCGGCTTCGGCGCGAGCGGGCGCAACGCGGGGCACTTGACGCCCGTCATCGGCAAGGACCTCCCCACCCTCGCCCTCCTCTTCAGATCGCGAGCCCACGCGCTCGTCGAGCTCGTGCAGCTGGCGATCGCGCACGTCGAGGACACGATCCGCACGAGCGGCATCGATTGCGGGTACGACGCGGTCGGCAACGTCATGGCGGCCGTCCACCCCCGCCAGCACGGCATGCTCGACAAGGCCGCCACGGCCGCACGCGGGCTCGGGCTCGACGCCGAGATGCTGGAGGCGGACGCGATGCGGGCGCGCGACCTGCCGCGCACGTTCACGCGGGCCCTCCTCATGCGTCGCGGGGGCATCCTCGATCCGGGGCGCTACGTGCGGGGCCTTCGCCGTCTCGCCGAGGGCGCCGGTGCGCAGGTCTTCGAGGTGACGCCGGTCGCGCGCATCGAGGAGGGAAATCCCGCGCTCGTGATCACGCCGGCGGGTCGCGTGCGCGCTCGCGCGGTCGTGCTCGCGACCAACGCCTACACGCCCGCGCTCGGCTGGCTCCGCGGTACGATCTCGCGCTTCCACGTCTACCTCTTCGCGACCGCGCCGCTGACGGACGCGCAGCGCGGGGCGATCGGCTGGCGCGGGCGCGAGGGCATCTACACGGCGCACGAGATCCTCGAGAGCTATCGCCTCACGCAGGATGACCGCATCGTCGGCGGCGCCAAGACCGTACGCTACGGCTTCGACGGGCGGGCGCTGCCCGACGATCCGGCGACGTTCGACTTCCTGGAGGGCGCCTTCCGCGCCCGATTCCCCGCGCTCCGCGACGTCGCGATCACCCATCGCTGGGGCGGACCCATCGCCTTCGGCCTGGACTTCCTCCCCGCGGTCGGCGTCGGGGGCACGTATCGCAACGTCTACCACAGCGCCGGCTACGCGGGGCACGGCATCGCGATGGCGAGCTACGCGGGCTCGATGCTCGCCGACCTTCTGCTCGGCCGCGACGGCCCGGGCCGCGCGCTCTGGGGACGTTGGAAGGTGCCGATGCCGCCGGAGCCGCTGCGCTGGCTGGTGGCGCAGGGGCTCATCGCCGGCTTCAGCGCGATCGATCGCCGCGTCGACCGCGCGGTGCGCACGGGGACCTAG
- a CDS encoding MaoC/PaaZ C-terminal domain-containing protein has translation MSETRLFGGTEVHVGQDVGGRTFAVTADAVERYREGTASAVATGDVAPALTFHSECYRDLAWYLPNLIGNLHARQEWELFRPFRIGDTIRSRTTVVERYRKRNRNYVVAEVLLTDQGGAWLQRSRTHQSFLADDPGSDLVVDREREKRSDRRFELPAAGGESIALAPRTITHAMCEAFSGPVKNYHTDVEMARALGFPDIVVQGMMSVCFTADLVTERYGMGFLAGGKLDVRLVNVVWPGDAITARGTVREVTAEGSRRRAHLDVWCEKADGTVTIIGAASAFVAA, from the coding sequence ATGAGCGAGACGAGACTCTTCGGCGGGACCGAGGTGCACGTCGGCCAGGACGTCGGCGGGCGCACGTTCGCCGTCACGGCCGACGCCGTCGAGCGCTATCGCGAGGGAACGGCGAGCGCCGTGGCGACCGGCGACGTCGCGCCGGCGCTCACCTTCCACTCCGAGTGCTATCGCGATCTCGCGTGGTATCTCCCGAACCTCATCGGCAACCTCCACGCGCGCCAGGAGTGGGAGCTCTTCCGGCCGTTCCGCATCGGCGACACGATCCGCTCGCGGACGACGGTCGTCGAGCGCTACCGCAAGCGCAACCGCAACTACGTCGTCGCCGAGGTGCTGCTGACCGACCAGGGCGGCGCATGGCTGCAGCGGAGCCGCACCCACCAGAGCTTTCTCGCCGACGACCCCGGTAGCGACCTGGTGGTCGACCGCGAGCGCGAGAAACGGAGCGACCGGCGTTTCGAGCTGCCCGCCGCCGGTGGGGAGAGCATCGCGCTCGCGCCGCGCACGATCACGCACGCGATGTGCGAAGCCTTCTCGGGCCCCGTGAAGAACTACCACACCGACGTCGAGATGGCGCGGGCGCTCGGATTCCCCGACATCGTCGTGCAGGGGATGATGTCCGTATGCTTCACGGCCGACCTCGTGACCGAGCGCTACGGCATGGGCTTCCTCGCCGGCGGCAAGCTCGACGTGCGGCTCGTGAACGTCGTATGGCCGGGCGACGCCATCACGGCGCGCGGCACGGTGCGCGAGGTGACGGCTGAGGGCTCGCGGCGGCGCGCGCACCTCGACGTGTGGTGCGAGAAGGCCGACGGGACGGTCACGATCATCGGAGCCGCCAGTGCCTTCGTCGCCGCCTGA
- a CDS encoding DCC1-like thiol-disulfide oxidoreductase family protein — translation MPSSPPEGPIVFFDGVCTMCNAFVDRALRADRRGVLRFAPLQGDTARRLLPPLTDDVERWSLLYLDERGIHDQSDASLEAFRRLGGVWGLVSLLRFVPRAIRNPLYRFVARNRYRWFGRRDTCRLPTPAERARFLP, via the coding sequence GTGCCTTCGTCGCCGCCTGAGGGGCCGATCGTCTTCTTCGACGGCGTGTGCACGATGTGCAACGCCTTCGTCGATCGGGCGCTGCGCGCCGACAGACGCGGTGTGCTGCGCTTCGCCCCGCTGCAAGGTGACACGGCGCGCCGCCTGCTGCCGCCGCTCACGGACGACGTCGAGCGCTGGTCGCTCCTCTACCTCGACGAGCGCGGCATCCACGACCAGTCCGACGCCTCCCTCGAAGCGTTCCGGCGCCTGGGCGGTGTGTGGGGGCTCGTGAGCCTGCTGCGGTTCGTCCCGCGCGCGATCCGCAATCCGCTCTATCGTTTCGTCGCGCGCAACCGCTACCGTTGGTTCGGACGCCGCGACACGTGCCGGTTGCCGACGCCTGCGGAGCGCGCGCGCTTCCTGCCCTAG
- the hisN gene encoding histidinol-phosphatase encodes MDVDALIALVRELADESGDLIRRHFRSPSLAVELKTDQTPVTEADRAAEEVMRRKIRARFPDHGIMAEELGSERTDAEYVWVLDPIDGTKSFVSGVPLFGTLIGVLHRGEPILGAIHQPILRELCLGDGTTTTLNGRRVRVRSTARLADAVLLASDTTTAARYQDGAAWERLVSKVRWLRTWGDCYGYLLVASGEADVMTDPVMSPWDLLPLVPIIRGAGGVITDWEGGDPVRGSSIIAANPALHAEVMACLRTAPAHGATQASAWVARFADLVPHGATVLDVAAGNGRHARLFVERGHKVVAVDRDVTDLAPNSSLEVVRADLEDGSPWPLGERRFGGIVVTNYLHRPLVPLLVDRLEPGGVLIYETFAHGHERHGKPSNPAFLLEPGELLRAVAGKLRVIAFEDAALADRIVQRIAAVKEI; translated from the coding sequence ATGGACGTCGATGCGCTGATCGCGCTCGTGCGGGAGCTCGCCGACGAGAGCGGCGACCTGATCCGCCGTCACTTCCGGAGCCCGAGCCTCGCCGTCGAGCTGAAGACCGACCAGACGCCGGTCACCGAGGCCGACCGCGCCGCCGAGGAGGTCATGCGCCGCAAGATCCGCGCGCGCTTTCCCGACCACGGCATCATGGCCGAGGAGCTCGGGAGCGAGCGCACCGACGCCGAGTACGTGTGGGTGCTCGATCCCATCGACGGCACGAAGTCGTTCGTCTCCGGGGTGCCGCTCTTCGGGACGCTGATCGGCGTCCTGCACCGCGGCGAGCCGATCCTGGGCGCGATCCATCAGCCGATCCTGCGCGAGCTGTGCCTGGGCGACGGGACGACGACGACGCTGAACGGCCGCCGCGTGCGCGTGCGCTCGACCGCGCGGCTCGCCGATGCGGTGCTGCTCGCGTCCGACACGACGACCGCCGCGCGCTACCAGGACGGCGCGGCGTGGGAGCGGCTCGTCTCCAAGGTCCGATGGCTGCGGACGTGGGGCGACTGCTACGGCTATCTTCTCGTCGCGAGCGGGGAGGCCGACGTCATGACCGACCCCGTGATGAGCCCCTGGGATCTCCTTCCCCTGGTACCGATCATCCGCGGCGCGGGCGGCGTCATCACCGACTGGGAAGGCGGCGATCCCGTGCGCGGCAGCTCGATCATCGCCGCGAATCCGGCGCTCCACGCCGAGGTGATGGCGTGCCTGCGCACGGCGCCCGCGCATGGAGCGACGCAGGCATCGGCGTGGGTCGCGCGATTCGCCGACCTCGTCCCGCACGGCGCGACGGTGCTCGACGTCGCCGCCGGCAACGGACGGCACGCCCGCCTGTTCGTCGAGCGCGGCCACAAGGTCGTGGCGGTCGATCGGGACGTGACGGACCTCGCCCCGAACTCGAGCCTGGAGGTCGTGCGCGCGGACCTGGAAGACGGCAGCCCGTGGCCCCTCGGCGAGCGACGCTTCGGCGGAATCGTCGTGACGAACTACCTGCATCGGCCGCTCGTGCCGCTGCTCGTGGATCGCCTCGAGCCCGGCGGCGTCCTCATCTACGAAACGTTCGCGCACGGCCACGAGCGCCACGGCAAGCCGTCGAACCCCGCCTTCCTCCTCGAGCCCGGCGAGCTGCTCCGTGCGGTCGCCGGGAAGCTCCGGGTCATCGCGTTCGAGGACGCGGCGCTGGCGGATCGGATCGTCCAGCGCATCGCCGCGGTGAAGGAGATCTGA